The Motilibacter aurantiacus region GCCTCGCGGCCACGCTGCTGCCGGTCGCCCTGCTCTCGGCGCTCGTCGCGGTGCAGACGCTGTCCACCGGGCGCGAGCTGGCCGTGGACGCCCGGCTGGCCGGCGTCGCGGCGGGCGGCGTCGCGCTGCTGCTGCGCGCGCCCTTCCTCGTGGTCGTCGCGGTCGCCGCGGGGACGGCCGCGCTGCTGCGCGCCGTCACCTGACCCGGCCACCGGCCGAAGTCGACATAACGGAAGTCA contains the following coding sequences:
- a CDS encoding AzlD domain-containing protein; translated protein: MTVWAGILLTSAGVYLLKLAGLLVPPRALEPPRVRLAATLLPVALLSALVAVQTLSTGRELAVDARLAGVAAGGVALLLRAPFLVVVAVAAGTAALLRAVT